A stretch of Desulfovibrio desulfuricans DSM 642 DNA encodes these proteins:
- a CDS encoding glycosyltransferase family 2 protein, with product MSSSKPEITVAMPAYNAAAHLLEAIDSILAQSFEDFELLVIDDGSTDNTLALAKSFDDKRIRVELLPSNKGRATARNMALGRARGRYLAWMDADDIAIPHRLQAQHACLEAQSKIHICGAGVQYFEQSSALELFPEQPGAARAATLFGVPVPNCCVMVRLDAMRAFGLRYDATLARAEDMAFWADALLKAGLQAVNLQEPLLHYRYAPAAHARQWHMRALLGHVFPPLGIRATGAQAALHAGLIYGGPAEPEAALRWLDTLWQVWTARYGHDEYMQRHMLVFMARILREASPDAAQADRAGRLLRTLSLAALAKNI from the coding sequence GTGAGTTCGTCCAAGCCAGAAATCACTGTGGCAATGCCCGCCTATAATGCCGCCGCTCACCTGCTTGAAGCGATAGATTCCATCCTGGCCCAGAGCTTTGAAGACTTTGAGCTGCTGGTGATTGACGATGGCTCCACAGACAATACCCTTGCCCTCGCGAAGTCCTTTGACGACAAAAGGATTCGAGTTGAGCTGCTGCCATCCAACAAGGGGCGGGCCACAGCGCGCAATATGGCGCTGGGCCGTGCGCGGGGTCGGTATCTGGCCTGGATGGACGCGGACGACATTGCCATTCCCCATCGACTGCAAGCGCAGCATGCCTGCCTTGAGGCGCAATCCAAGATTCATATCTGCGGTGCTGGCGTGCAGTATTTTGAGCAATCAAGCGCACTTGAGCTGTTTCCCGAGCAGCCGGGCGCAGCACGAGCCGCCACGCTGTTTGGGGTGCCTGTGCCCAACTGTTGCGTCATGGTGCGGCTGGACGCGATGCGCGCCTTTGGCTTACGCTATGACGCCACCCTGGCAAGGGCAGAGGACATGGCCTTTTGGGCCGATGCCCTGCTCAAGGCCGGATTGCAGGCGGTCAATTTGCAAGAGCCGCTGCTGCACTATCGTTATGCGCCAGCAGCCCATGCCCGTCAGTGGCACATGCGTGCACTGCTTGGGCATGTGTTTCCTCCGCTGGGTATCCGGGCGACAGGCGCACAGGCGGCACTGCATGCAGGGCTGATCTATGGCGGGCCTGCAGAGCCGGAAGCAGCGCTGCGCTGGCTTGATACCCTCTGGCAGGTCTGGACAGCCCGTTATGGGCACGATGAATATATGCAACGCCATATGCTTGTTTTTATGGCGCGCATTCTGCGCGAAGCCTCGCCGGATGCAGCACAGGCGGATCGGGCAGGCAGGCTTTTGCGTACACTTTCGCTCGCCGCGCTGGCAAAAAATATCTGA
- a CDS encoding iron-containing alcohol dehydrogenase, giving the protein MHDFTYYTPTRVVFGKNTEQQTGALVKACKCRKVLIHFGGQSALRSGLVDRIKNSLQAEGLAFVTLGGVVPNPRLSLIREGIELARSERVDFVLAVGGGSVIDSAKAIAYGAANEGDVWDYYMGKRKPDACLPIGCVVTIAAAGSEMSSSTVVTNEENGFKRSFKTDMARPAFAVMNPELTLSLPPFQTACGCVDILMHTMERYFGHGSNMDITDSIGEGLMRVVMHHAIVLRDDPANYDSRAEVMWAGSLSHNGLTSCGSDGGDWATHMIEHELSGMFDVAHGAGLSAIWGSWARHVLPLRPDRFALFAERVMGVAPAETETITGLRGIEAMERFFRSLRMPTSLKELHLALTDAQIAEMADKALVGKTHIGSVKKLLPPDIVAIFAASR; this is encoded by the coding sequence ATGCACGATTTTACGTACTACACGCCCACAAGGGTGGTTTTCGGCAAAAATACAGAGCAGCAGACCGGCGCACTCGTCAAAGCCTGCAAATGCCGCAAGGTGCTTATCCACTTTGGCGGGCAGAGCGCCCTGCGTTCGGGCCTTGTGGACAGGATAAAAAACTCTCTTCAGGCCGAAGGACTTGCCTTTGTCACTCTTGGCGGCGTCGTGCCCAACCCCCGGCTGTCGTTGATCCGCGAGGGCATTGAACTGGCGCGCAGTGAAAGGGTGGATTTTGTGCTGGCAGTGGGCGGCGGCAGCGTCATCGACTCGGCCAAAGCCATTGCCTACGGTGCCGCCAACGAGGGGGACGTGTGGGATTATTACATGGGCAAGCGCAAGCCGGACGCATGCCTGCCCATTGGCTGCGTTGTGACCATCGCCGCCGCGGGCAGCGAGATGAGCAGTTCGACCGTTGTGACCAACGAGGAAAACGGCTTCAAGCGCAGCTTCAAGACGGATATGGCCCGTCCGGCCTTTGCCGTCATGAATCCGGAGCTGACCTTGTCGCTGCCGCCCTTTCAGACGGCCTGCGGCTGCGTGGATATTCTCATGCACACCATGGAACGCTATTTCGGGCATGGCTCGAACATGGACATAACGGACAGCATCGGCGAGGGCCTCATGCGCGTGGTCATGCACCACGCCATCGTGCTGCGCGATGACCCGGCCAACTACGATTCCAGAGCCGAAGTCATGTGGGCTGGCAGCCTTTCGCACAACGGCCTGACCAGCTGCGGTTCGGACGGCGGCGACTGGGCCACGCACATGATCGAGCACGAGTTGAGCGGCATGTTTGACGTGGCCCACGGTGCGGGGCTGTCTGCCATATGGGGCAGTTGGGCCCGCCATGTGCTGCCCTTGCGGCCTGACCGCTTCGCCCTGTTTGCAGAAAGGGTCATGGGCGTTGCCCCGGCGGAGACGGAAACCATCACGGGTCTGCGGGGCATTGAGGCCATGGAGCGGTTTTTCCGCTCTCTGCGCATGCCTACCTCGCTGAAAGAGCTGCATCTTGCGCTCACGGATGCGCAGATTGCCGAAATGGCCGATAAGGCTCTTGTGGGCAAAACCCACATTGGCAGCGTAAAAAAACTGCTGCCGCCCGATATTGTCGCCATTTTTGCTGCCTCGCGGTAG
- a CDS encoding glycosyltransferase family 8 protein: MHDAFEGRIDVKFSRAVATGVTGNWAFAAGTVLLALRRHNPGMEADIIVFCDDSLLETDAAILRNLGAQLVPFTPVPAELTPEALEVFSPLSLAKFDCFDLLQRYASVVWLDADVLIQDSLEELFDCGPLGLALEDPEFSDPPGAKPAQINLHEPIEGFDGGANNLNSGVIVFRNDLPAPDALRQGCLEFVCRHGARLRYPDQAAFNLLAQMLLRQYPQSVFQLPQGFNTHPRNPAAAFAPVVHAFGAYKLWNDGLTATCFPEWQRDYARWQRLGGSPYAGTVENAEFLEGGAFSLLGGLCGTIEKAEAAIAELQQKLEMETRVRARLEAVVSRLG, encoded by the coding sequence ATGCATGATGCATTTGAAGGCCGTATTGACGTAAAGTTTTCGCGCGCGGTGGCTACAGGCGTTACCGGCAACTGGGCCTTTGCCGCGGGCACGGTACTGCTGGCGCTTCGGCGGCATAATCCGGGAATGGAGGCCGACATCATCGTTTTTTGTGATGACTCCCTACTGGAAACCGATGCCGCGATATTGCGCAACCTTGGCGCGCAACTTGTGCCTTTTACGCCTGTTCCCGCAGAGCTGACGCCGGAGGCGCTGGAGGTTTTTTCACCGCTCAGTTTGGCAAAATTTGACTGCTTTGACTTGCTGCAACGTTATGCGTCTGTTGTATGGCTTGATGCGGATGTGCTGATTCAGGACAGTCTGGAAGAGCTTTTTGATTGCGGCCCCCTTGGGCTGGCGCTTGAAGATCCGGAGTTTTCCGACCCTCCGGGGGCCAAGCCTGCGCAGATCAATCTGCACGAACCCATTGAGGGGTTTGACGGCGGCGCAAACAACCTGAATTCGGGCGTCATTGTATTCCGCAATGATTTGCCAGCGCCGGACGCCTTGCGGCAGGGGTGTCTGGAATTTGTGTGCCGTCACGGCGCAAGGTTGCGTTACCCTGATCAGGCGGCCTTTAACCTGCTGGCACAGATGCTGCTGCGGCAGTATCCGCAGAGCGTTTTTCAACTACCCCAGGGGTTCAATACGCATCCGCGTAATCCGGCGGCGGCCTTTGCGCCAGTGGTGCATGCCTTTGGAGCGTACAAGCTGTGGAATGACGGCCTCACCGCCACCTGTTTTCCTGAATGGCAGCGTGATTATGCCCGCTGGCAGCGCCTTGGCGGCAGCCCCTATGCAGGAACAGTGGAAAATGCTGAGTTTCTTGAGGGTGGCGCGTTTTCACTGCTCGGGGGGCTTTGCGGCACCATTGAAAAAGCCGAGGCCGCCATTGCCGAATTGCAGCAGAAGCTGGAAATGGAAACCAGAGTTCGGGCCAGACTCGAAGCTGTGGTCAGCAGGCTCGGGTGA
- a CDS encoding UbiX family flavin prenyltransferase, with amino-acid sequence MRDILVGVSGASGMPLALCLMRLLASMPDVCTHCVVSDGARAVLRAECGADADLLTALAHTVYAAEDLGAGPASGSWWRRGNNEPAAMLLVPCSMGTVGAIASGATRNLVHRAADVALKERLPLVMVTRESPLSAIHLRNLLTLREAGAVVMPFSPCFYLRPAGVEELLEQFCGRIFDQVGLAHGLARWTGQA; translated from the coding sequence ATGCGTGATATTCTTGTTGGGGTGAGCGGGGCCAGCGGCATGCCCCTGGCCCTCTGCCTCATGCGGTTGCTGGCGTCCATGCCCGATGTGTGCACCCACTGCGTGGTCTCCGATGGCGCACGGGCCGTACTGCGGGCGGAATGCGGCGCGGATGCCGATCTGCTCACGGCGTTGGCGCACACCGTATACGCCGCAGAAGACCTGGGCGCAGGCCCGGCCAGCGGCTCGTGGTGGAGGCGCGGCAACAACGAGCCAGCGGCCATGCTGCTAGTGCCGTGCTCCATGGGAACAGTCGGGGCCATCGCCAGCGGAGCCACGCGCAACCTTGTTCACCGTGCTGCGGATGTGGCGCTGAAGGAGCGCTTGCCTCTGGTGATGGTCACGCGCGAAAGCCCGCTCTCTGCCATACATCTGCGCAATCTGCTTACCTTGCGCGAGGCTGGCGCGGTGGTCATGCCGTTTTCTCCCTGTTTTTACCTGCGGCCTGCTGGCGTGGAGGAACTGCTGGAGCAGTTCTGTGGCCGCATCTTTGATCAGGTGGGGCTTGCGCATGGTCTTGCCCGCTGGACAGGTCAGGCATAG
- a CDS encoding metal-dependent hydrolase gives MSDITWFGHSAFKISAPGAQVIIDPFFAPSAGVSSSAAGDVDIVLVTHDHGDHVGDAVSLCRRTGAQLGAIVGTAGKLAEAGVPQEQILNGIGFNMGGTLTHKGVSMTMTQAYHSSDSGAPAGYIVRMPDGLTVYHAGDTCVFSGMELWGQLYSIDVALLPVGGVFTMDARQAALACKLLRCKAAVPMHWGTFPVLAQSAAGFRAELENLHLPCRCVEMTTGETVSFG, from the coding sequence ATGAGCGACATAACCTGGTTTGGACACTCGGCATTCAAAATCAGCGCGCCTGGCGCGCAGGTGATTATTGATCCTTTTTTTGCTCCTTCTGCGGGAGTATCGTCCAGCGCGGCAGGTGATGTGGATATTGTGCTGGTGACCCACGACCACGGCGACCATGTGGGTGATGCCGTGTCCCTGTGCCGCCGCACCGGCGCGCAGCTGGGGGCCATTGTGGGCACGGCTGGCAAACTGGCCGAGGCTGGTGTGCCGCAAGAGCAGATTCTCAACGGCATCGGCTTTAACATGGGCGGCACCCTGACCCACAAGGGCGTGAGCATGACCATGACGCAGGCTTACCATTCCAGCGATTCGGGCGCTCCGGCGGGCTACATTGTGCGGATGCCCGACGGCCTCACCGTATACCATGCGGGCGACACCTGTGTTTTCAGCGGCATGGAGCTATGGGGGCAGCTTTACAGCATAGATGTGGCCCTGCTGCCCGTGGGCGGCGTGTTTACAATGGATGCGCGTCAGGCTGCCCTGGCTTGCAAACTGTTGCGCTGCAAGGCTGCTGTTCCCATGCATTGGGGGACGTTCCCGGTGCTGGCGCAGAGCGCAGCGGGGTTCAGGGCAGAGCTTGAAAACCTGCACCTGCCCTGCCGTTGCGTGGAAATGACCACCGGCGAGACCGTAAGCTTCGGCTGA
- a CDS encoding RrF2 family transcriptional regulator: MSVSLKCQYGLRALFELARRTGSGPTRIQKIAEAQAIPPRFLENILNQLRRGGFVDSRRGKAGGFMLARSASQITTLEVIRFLDGPVHSFDCEGDSPVRKCSLGPDCVFMPLWQRARQALENVYGGTTLQDLVDAQAAAIPDFSI, from the coding sequence ATGAGCGTTTCACTCAAGTGCCAATACGGTTTGCGCGCCCTGTTTGAGCTTGCCCGTCGCACGGGCAGCGGCCCCACGCGCATTCAGAAGATTGCCGAGGCGCAGGCCATTCCCCCCCGTTTTCTTGAAAATATCCTCAACCAGCTCAGGCGCGGCGGCTTTGTGGACAGCCGCCGAGGCAAGGCGGGCGGCTTTATGCTGGCCCGGTCTGCCAGCCAGATCACCACGCTCGAAGTTATCCGCTTTCTGGACGGCCCGGTGCATTCTTTTGACTGCGAGGGCGACAGCCCTGTGCGCAAGTGTTCCCTTGGGCCGGATTGCGTGTTCATGCCTTTGTGGCAGCGGGCGCGGCAGGCATTGGAAAACGTATACGGCGGCACCACGCTTCAGGATCTTGTGGACGCTCAGGCAGCCGCTATCCCCGATTTCAGCATTTGA